The Euphorbia lathyris chromosome 3, ddEupLath1.1, whole genome shotgun sequence genome contains a region encoding:
- the LOC136222854 gene encoding calcium uniporter protein 4, mitochondrial-like: MALRKLFWKRLSGRYTAVSLQQSPISSPISLQPTVPLNAAKSNFHKEYLNSSESSERGFFRRFLHRRSINQLTKFLSMPVGEKLKERLKSISGDPIGFDGLALLPQAKELEAIDLNCFRISVEEARKILRLSQMEKLKLKLRQIQESSIQYHEFVQICVEECGNEIEGVEFAKTLDHCGNVIVQRSIVFLRQEQVAKSIQNIITQSIVYPDDSKREQLKEMELQKAMIDKKARAHVRAELYCGLGFLMVQTLGFMRLTFWELSWDIMEPICYFVTSIYFGLAYMFEPWRFSGRVTVEFMGKLIQMRQNH; this comes from the exons atggCGCTTCGTAAATTGTTCTGGAAACGTCTCTCGGGAAGATACACGGCGGTGTCTCTTCAACAATCTCCAATCTCTTCCCCTATCTCATTACAACCCACGGTACCCCTAAATGCAGCCAAATCAAACTTCCACAAAGAGTATCTCAACTCGTCTGAATCCTCAGAGAGAGGATTTTTCCGTCGTTTCCTTCACCGGAGATCAATTAACCAGCTCACTAAGTTCCTTTCCATGCCTGTCGGGGAGAAGCTGAAGGAGAGACTCAAAAGCATCAGTGGAGATCCAATCGGCTTTGATGGACTAGCTCTTTTGCCTCAGGCGAAGGAATTGGAGGCTATAGATCTAAATTGTTTCAGAATATCGGTTGAAGAAGCCAGGAAAATCTTGAGGTTATCTCAGATGGAGAAGCTGAAATTGAAGCTTAGGCAAATTCAGGAAAGCTCAATTCAATATCATGAGTTCGTTCAGATCTGTGTTGAGGAGTGTGGAAACGAAATCGAAGGTGTTGAGTTTGCTAAGACGTTGGATCATTGTGGAAATGTGATCGTTCAAAGGAGTATTGTGTTCCTCCGCCAGGAGCAG GTGGCTAAATCAATTCAAAACATAATTACCCAGTCAATAGTATATCCTGATGACTCAAAAAGAGAGCAATTGAAAGAAATGGAGCTGCAAAAGGCCATGATAGACAAAAAGGCTCGAGCCCATGTTCGAGCAGAGCTATATTGTGGACTTGGGTTCTTAATGGTTCAAACACTTGGGTTCATGAGGCTAACATTTTGGGAACTCAGCTGGGATATTATGGAACccatttgttattttgtaaccTCTATTTACTTTGGCCTTGCATATATGTTTGAACCATGGAGGTTTTCAGGAAGGGTGACAGTAGAATTCATGGGAAAGCTTATCCAGATGAGACAGAACCATTGA